A section of the Roseomonas marmotae genome encodes:
- a CDS encoding XrtA system polysaccharide chain length determinant, which yields MHILATVKRQATVAWRYRWRALLVGWLVCLVGWAGVYAIPNQFQSSARIYADADAILGSLLRGIAVDSSPAAQVEILQRTLLSRPNLEKVILRTELDKRVKSPADRDAIVQQLTRDIRIVPQTRNLFTIEYRDRDPRVAREVVQTALNLFMEAATSTDRQQMEGARAFVQQQLSSYEVQLRQAERRRAEFQARYIDILPNDALGGVSRLEAARSQLKQVQGELTDAIARKGLIEKQLASVPQRLASESRGGGGGGGGGNSRLADAERELRELRLRFTEQHPDVIAARRAVEAARAEGSRGSTTTRSAGSSSEPRSNPLYEELKVRLVEAEAQISSLQRQEVDGRAEVERLDEIARGAPEVHAQFLNLDRDYNVLRKNYEELLARRESIQIAGAARTNSDRVRLEVVDPPTLPVLPTSPNRMLLLCGVLVAGLGTAVLTALAFVQLDQGFYTVHDLRKLGLPVLGGVSATAPRRHTGAAVGFAFGVVALLAVFGAVLAGVPGMIVRMLA from the coding sequence ATGCATATTCTTGCGACCGTTAAGCGCCAGGCGACGGTTGCCTGGCGATATCGCTGGAGGGCACTCCTGGTAGGATGGTTGGTGTGCCTCGTTGGCTGGGCAGGGGTGTACGCCATCCCCAATCAGTTCCAGTCCAGCGCCCGCATCTACGCGGATGCGGATGCCATCCTGGGTTCGCTGCTGCGCGGCATTGCCGTTGACAGCTCTCCGGCCGCGCAGGTGGAGATCCTGCAAAGGACCCTGCTCAGCCGGCCGAACCTTGAAAAAGTCATTCTTCGTACCGAACTGGACAAGCGGGTGAAGTCCCCTGCGGACCGGGATGCGATCGTGCAGCAGCTGACGCGCGACATCCGCATCGTCCCGCAGACCCGCAACCTTTTCACCATCGAGTACCGCGACCGCGATCCGCGGGTGGCGCGTGAGGTGGTGCAGACCGCGCTGAATCTCTTCATGGAAGCCGCGACCAGCACGGATCGGCAGCAGATGGAAGGCGCCCGCGCCTTCGTGCAGCAGCAGCTCTCCTCCTACGAGGTGCAGTTGCGGCAGGCCGAGCGCCGTCGTGCCGAGTTCCAGGCCCGCTACATCGACATCCTGCCGAACGATGCGCTGGGTGGCGTGTCCCGGCTGGAGGCCGCCCGTAGCCAGCTGAAGCAGGTGCAGGGCGAGTTGACGGACGCGATCGCCCGGAAAGGGCTGATTGAGAAGCAGCTGGCATCCGTGCCGCAGCGCCTGGCCTCGGAATCCCGTGGTGGTGGTGGCGGCGGTGGCGGTGGCAACAGCCGCCTGGCCGATGCGGAGCGCGAGCTGCGCGAGCTGCGGCTGCGCTTTACCGAGCAGCATCCCGACGTCATCGCTGCCCGCCGTGCCGTCGAGGCAGCGCGGGCCGAGGGCAGCAGGGGCAGCACGACCACACGCTCCGCCGGGTCCTCCTCCGAGCCCCGCTCGAATCCGCTTTATGAGGAGCTGAAAGTCCGGCTCGTGGAGGCGGAGGCGCAGATCTCCTCCCTGCAGCGGCAGGAGGTGGATGGCCGCGCCGAGGTGGAGCGCCTGGATGAAATCGCCCGTGGCGCGCCTGAGGTGCACGCGCAGTTCCTGAACCTCGACCGCGACTATAACGTGCTGCGGAAGAACTACGAGGAACTGCTGGCCCGCCGTGAGTCCATCCAGATCGCCGGCGCGGCCCGTACGAACTCGGACCGGGTGCGGCTGGAGGTCGTGGACCCGCCGACCCTGCCGGTGCTGCCAACCTCCCCTAACCGCATGCTGCTGCTCTGTGGCGTGCTGGTGGCCGGGCTGGGTACCGCGGTCCTGACGGCACTGGCCTTCGTGCAACTCGACCAGGGCTTCTACACCGTGCACGACCTCCGCAAGCTCGGGCTGCCGGTCCTGGGCGGCGTCTCCGCGACCGCACCGCGGCGCCATACTGGCGCAGCCGTGGGCTTCGCCTTTGGCGTCGTCGCACTGCTGGCCGTCTTTGGAGCTGTTCTGGCCGGGGTGCCCGGTATGATCGTGAGGATGCTGGCATGA
- a CDS encoding XrtA/PEP-CTERM system exopolysaccharide export protein, whose translation MAGCAAPAQQPELAAGTTVEASEYVLGPGDVLNVFVYRAPELSAELPIRPDGRISLPLVPDITAAGQTPSGLARQIEGRLKEYVQDPNVTVMVRSFEGAPNQQIRVIGEATQPMGMPYKEGQTVLDVMISAKGLTRYAAGNRAEIIRRGPDGRAQSIPVRLSDLLRDGDISQDLPMRPGDTLVIPQGWF comes from the coding sequence ATGGCTGGCTGCGCGGCTCCGGCGCAGCAGCCCGAACTGGCGGCAGGCACCACCGTTGAGGCTTCCGAGTACGTGCTCGGGCCCGGGGACGTGCTGAATGTCTTCGTGTATCGCGCTCCTGAACTGAGCGCCGAGCTGCCCATCCGGCCCGATGGCCGTATTTCCCTGCCGTTGGTGCCGGACATCACCGCCGCCGGCCAGACCCCTTCCGGCCTTGCCCGACAGATCGAAGGGCGGCTGAAGGAATATGTGCAGGACCCGAACGTGACCGTCATGGTCCGGTCCTTCGAGGGTGCGCCCAACCAGCAGATCCGCGTGATCGGCGAGGCGACGCAGCCCATGGGCATGCCCTATAAGGAAGGGCAGACGGTGCTGGACGTTATGATCAGCGCCAAGGGCCTGACCCGTTATGCCGCCGGCAACCGTGCCGAGATCATCCGCCGGGGCCCGGACGGCCGCGCCCAGAGCATTCCCGTGCGGCTCTCTGATCTGCTTCGGGACGGCGACATCAGCCAGGATCTGCCGATGCGTCCTGGCGACACACTGGTGATCCCGCAAGGTTGGTTCTGA